One genomic segment of Thermovibrio guaymasensis includes these proteins:
- a CDS encoding methionine adenosyltransferase, producing MNIKVTPLDTMPVYAQEIEIVERKGLGHPDTICDALAEKLSAELCKFYYEKFGFVLHHNVDKNLLVGGSALPKFGGGEVKEPIEIFLSGRAIKEYKGVEIPVDEIAVESAKEWLRENIHAIDPENHVRIHTYIRPGSVDLVDIYMRQLKEGVSLSNDTSFGVGYAPFDDLENVVYHIEKRLNDKELKKIHPEIGEDIKVMGVRVGEKIKVTVACAFVDRFVKDVNDYAQKRENVKKIATEVAKKFTDREVEVEVNTGDDLERGNVYITVTGTSAEAGDDGEVGRGNRVNGLITPYRPMSLEAAAGKNPITHVGKLYNITSNEIARKVVEEIPEIEEAYVYMVSQIGKPVNQPLAVDVKVRSSEPTEAFQPKVEVIVRDCLADMKNTWKKLVSGEVTVY from the coding sequence ATGAACATTAAGGTCACCCCCCTTGATACTATGCCTGTTTACGCTCAGGAGATTGAGATCGTTGAGAGGAAGGGTCTTGGACATCCCGATACAATCTGTGATGCTTTGGCCGAAAAGCTCTCTGCTGAGCTGTGTAAGTTCTACTATGAGAAGTTCGGTTTTGTTCTTCACCACAACGTTGATAAGAACCTCTTAGTCGGCGGTAGTGCACTTCCAAAGTTTGGCGGAGGGGAAGTAAAGGAGCCTATAGAGATTTTCCTTTCTGGTAGAGCTATTAAGGAGTATAAGGGAGTAGAGATTCCCGTTGATGAGATTGCAGTTGAAAGTGCAAAGGAGTGGTTAAGGGAGAACATCCATGCAATAGACCCTGAAAATCACGTGAGGATTCATACATACATTAGACCCGGTTCTGTTGACCTTGTAGATATCTACATGAGGCAGCTTAAGGAGGGAGTTTCCCTTTCAAACGATACTTCCTTTGGAGTTGGATACGCTCCCTTTGACGACCTTGAGAACGTTGTCTACCACATTGAAAAGAGGTTAAACGATAAGGAATTAAAGAAGATCCACCCTGAGATTGGCGAAGATATTAAAGTAATGGGCGTAAGGGTTGGAGAGAAAATCAAGGTTACAGTTGCCTGTGCCTTCGTTGATAGGTTTGTTAAGGACGTTAATGACTATGCCCAGAAGAGGGAGAACGTTAAGAAGATAGCTACTGAAGTTGCAAAGAAGTTTACAGACCGTGAAGTTGAGGTTGAAGTTAACACAGGTGACGACCTAGAAAGGGGTAACGTTTACATAACCGTTACTGGGACGAGCGCCGAAGCCGGAGACGACGGAGAAGTCGGAAGGGGTAACAGGGTTAACGGTCTAATTACCCCATATAGACCTATGAGCCTTGAGGCAGCTGCAGGAAAGAACCCAATTACCCACGTCGGAAAGCTCTATAACATAACTTCAAACGAAATCGCCAGGAAGGTTGTTGAGGAAATCCCTGAGATTGAAGAGGCTTACGTTTACATGGTGAGCCAGATCGGAAAGCCTGTAAACCAGCCTCTAGCCGTTGATGTGAAGGTTAGGAGCTCTGAGCCTACAGAGGCCTTCCAGCCAAAAGTTGAAGTTATAGTTAGAGATTGCCTTGCAGATATGAAGAACACCTGGAAGAAGCTAGTTAGCGGAGAGGTTACAGTTTACTAA